The proteins below come from a single Candidatus Zixiibacteriota bacterium genomic window:
- a CDS encoding HAD family hydrolase, whose translation MPGRYVIFDLDGTLIDSSAGVVQATNYALGMLGLPTRDPAEIVTYIGYPLDVMFADFTDAPYPELARHFQVKARETVVESTTALPFAHETIVDLHRTGYRLAIATTKIRIHIDLILAKCGWRQYFAATVGGDEVDAVKPAPDAFTLALQRLGANARDTVVVGDTVNDVLAATAAGLPVVAVKSPHGHNGHLQQAAATYYLESLSALPTLLADHFAHGREHAR comes from the coding sequence ATGCCGGGCAGATACGTCATCTTTGACCTCGATGGTACCCTGATCGACTCCTCAGCCGGGGTAGTCCAGGCCACTAACTACGCGCTTGGGATGCTGGGCCTGCCGACTCGCGATCCCGCCGAGATCGTCACATATATCGGGTATCCTCTCGATGTCATGTTTGCCGATTTTACCGACGCTCCGTACCCGGAATTGGCCCGGCACTTTCAGGTCAAGGCAAGGGAGACGGTGGTCGAGTCCACGACCGCGCTGCCGTTCGCGCACGAGACGATTGTCGATCTCCACCGCACCGGGTACCGATTGGCCATCGCCACCACCAAGATCAGAATCCATATCGACCTGATCCTGGCGAAATGCGGTTGGCGGCAGTATTTCGCCGCGACGGTCGGCGGCGATGAAGTGGACGCCGTTAAACCGGCGCCCGATGCTTTTACCCTGGCCCTGCAACGCCTTGGCGCCAACGCCCGCGACACGGTCGTCGTCGGCGATACCGTCAACGATGTTCTCGCCGCCACTGCCGCCGGGCTCCCGGTTGTCGCAGTCAAATCGCCCCACGGACATAACGGCCATTTGCAGCAGGCCGCGGCAACTTACTACCTGGAGTCACTCTCCGCTTTGCCGACGCTGCTGGCCGACCACTTCGCCCATGGACGGGAGCACGCACGATGA
- a CDS encoding methylated-DNA--[protein]-cysteine S-methyltransferase codes for MILYLAEFDSPIGRFHTAASSDKLLMLDLPERSFDEFRAAVATRFPGATLAPGGKIAQWVEMEVHEYLERRRTQFTIPCRLEAPPFHRMVLERVAAIPYGHTLTYGAIARAIGKPGAARAVGAANARNPLPLLIPCHRVVASNGLGGYGGGLAMKRKLLELEGLSLL; via the coding sequence ATGATACTGTACCTGGCCGAATTTGACTCACCCATCGGACGGTTTCACACCGCTGCAAGCAGCGACAAACTGCTGATGCTGGACCTCCCGGAAAGGTCGTTCGATGAATTCCGTGCCGCCGTGGCAACCCGGTTCCCGGGTGCGACCCTTGCCCCCGGCGGAAAGATCGCGCAATGGGTCGAGATGGAAGTGCACGAGTACCTCGAACGACGCCGTACGCAATTCACCATTCCCTGCCGACTGGAAGCCCCGCCCTTTCACCGTATGGTGCTGGAGCGCGTGGCTGCAATCCCGTACGGACACACCCTGACCTACGGCGCCATCGCGCGCGCCATCGGCAAGCCCGGCGCCGCACGGGCCGTCGGCGCGGCGAATGCACGAAATCCACTGCCGTTATTGATCCCCTGCCACCGGGTCGTCGCCTCGAACGGCCTCGGAGGATACGGCGGCGGCCTGGCCATGAAACGCAAATTGCTCGAACTCGAAGGGCTGTCCCTGCTGTAA
- a CDS encoding prepilin-type N-terminal cleavage/methylation domain-containing protein, which translates to MEYRCKSASGFTLLELMITTVIIGIVAAMAVPRFQIAFERMRFRSEAQEMTSIMKLARSMSITDKRQYGVHFDNVGRTVTLFMDLVNTGGQDFVSGDSVLRADTLPPSFTYLSTDCENHVILFQPNGSCRFVGGGRITSMAVTPELIGIHQSRILGSTGRVETEAYYY; encoded by the coding sequence ATGGAATACAGATGCAAATCCGCGTCGGGCTTCACGCTCCTCGAACTGATGATTACAACGGTCATTATCGGCATCGTCGCCGCGATGGCGGTGCCGCGCTTTCAGATCGCCTTTGAGCGCATGCGGTTTCGCTCCGAGGCTCAGGAGATGACCTCCATCATGAAGCTGGCCCGATCCATGTCCATTACCGACAAGCGCCAATACGGCGTCCATTTCGATAACGTCGGCAGAACCGTAACTCTTTTTATGGATCTGGTCAACACCGGCGGCCAGGACTTCGTCTCCGGAGACTCGGTCCTGCGCGCCGATACGCTGCCCCCGTCGTTTACCTATCTCAGCACCGATTGCGAAAACCACGTTATCCTGTTTCAGCCTAACGGCTCCTGCCGTTTTGTCGGGGGCGGCCGGATTACTTCGATGGCCGTCACGCCGGAATTGATCGGGATCCACCAGAGCCGAATACTGGGCTCGACCGGGCGAGTCGAAACCGAAGCTTATTATTATTGA
- a CDS encoding S8 family serine peptidase produces the protein MSTRFRFIMRSLTLACAVAVCSAGAAELPALQPQPVVIEKAAQPVSAESRQYLTTLGLERVKVWVFFTDKGVADQAQFATAARSVYVSEKVMQRRSKVGLDRVLFADLPVVKTYVDQVEATGAAVRRVSKYLNAASFEVSLSDLDRIAALPFVARIQPMATFVRTEPDVEKSVDGGMSPESTDDLTPGADLNYGSSFDQLNQINVIPVHEKGYNGEGVTLAIFDTGYRKTHQAFAQHYAEGRVLGEWDFVFEDGNTANEAADWSSQWNHGTYIWSTSAGYLDGAIYGPAYKASFLLAKTEDVRSETQVEEDNWVAAVEWADSAGADVITSSLGYSDWYTYADFDGETAAITIAANTAHDLGILVCTSMGNSGPATGTLTAPADAFASISVGAVSSSGSIASFSSRGPSFDGRTKPEVVARGVSTYCASSSSDASYTAVNGTSLSTPLVAGAAVVLVQARPTFTPDMIRTALMETADRANNPDNSYGWGLVNLDAALSWGANFYADVTVGDVPLTVQFFDSSTLTVSSWLWDFGDGHQSTDENPAHEFVDPGAYTVTLTVQTAEYGELITQKLSYVVALGDTLTISNAETYAGQQAVVSVNLTNALEVESLTFPFRMLDTPINVTFDSVSRGSRTEYFEQLTYLTYNPTANLFTVRLQADDGGGALPLPPGEGEVLKIFVRTDPLALGGLQNLIDTMSTTSYSVSVKSPMVEYVPRVNPGSVGTTWVMRGDANNSATLDLSDLIYLVNHLYLGGPGTLTVQHGDANADLQSDLSDLIYLANFLFLGGPAPQTP, from the coding sequence ATGTCAACGCGCTTCCGTTTCATCATGCGCTCCCTCACACTCGCGTGCGCGGTTGCCGTCTGCAGTGCCGGCGCCGCGGAACTTCCCGCGCTGCAGCCGCAGCCGGTGGTCATCGAGAAAGCAGCCCAGCCGGTGTCGGCTGAGTCCCGGCAGTACCTTACGACGCTCGGCCTGGAGCGGGTGAAGGTTTGGGTCTTCTTCACCGACAAGGGCGTCGCCGATCAGGCACAATTTGCCACGGCGGCCCGATCCGTCTACGTGTCGGAGAAGGTAATGCAGCGCCGGTCGAAGGTGGGCCTGGACCGGGTCCTGTTTGCCGATCTGCCGGTGGTCAAGACGTATGTAGATCAGGTGGAAGCTACCGGGGCGGCCGTCCGTCGCGTGTCGAAGTACCTGAATGCCGCCAGTTTCGAGGTATCGTTGAGCGATCTGGACCGTATTGCTGCTCTTCCCTTCGTGGCCCGGATTCAGCCGATGGCGACGTTTGTTCGCACAGAACCCGATGTCGAGAAGTCTGTCGACGGCGGGATGAGCCCGGAATCCACCGACGACCTGACGCCCGGAGCCGATTTGAACTACGGGTCGTCGTTCGATCAATTGAACCAGATCAATGTCATTCCTGTCCATGAAAAGGGCTACAACGGCGAGGGAGTGACCCTTGCTATTTTTGACACCGGCTATCGCAAAACGCACCAGGCGTTCGCCCAGCATTATGCCGAAGGTCGTGTGCTCGGCGAGTGGGATTTTGTTTTCGAGGACGGCAACACGGCCAACGAGGCCGCGGACTGGAGCAGCCAGTGGAATCACGGCACGTATATCTGGTCCACCTCGGCCGGGTACCTCGACGGCGCGATATACGGCCCGGCATACAAAGCATCGTTCCTGCTTGCCAAGACCGAAGATGTCCGCAGCGAAACCCAGGTTGAGGAAGACAACTGGGTGGCGGCCGTGGAATGGGCGGACTCGGCGGGAGCAGACGTGATTACATCGTCGCTCGGGTACTCCGACTGGTATACCTACGCCGATTTTGACGGTGAGACGGCGGCGATCACGATTGCCGCCAATACGGCGCACGATCTCGGCATTCTCGTGTGTACATCGATGGGCAACAGCGGACCGGCGACGGGGACGCTGACGGCTCCTGCCGACGCGTTCGCATCGATCTCGGTCGGCGCAGTCAGCTCCTCAGGCAGCATAGCATCGTTCTCGTCGCGCGGGCCGAGTTTCGACGGTCGGACGAAACCCGAGGTTGTGGCGCGCGGCGTCTCGACCTATTGCGCCTCGTCGAGCAGCGATGCGTCTTACACTGCGGTCAACGGCACGTCGCTGTCGACTCCGCTGGTGGCCGGCGCGGCGGTCGTTTTGGTGCAGGCCCGGCCGACGTTTACGCCGGACATGATCCGTACCGCGCTGATGGAAACCGCCGATCGGGCCAACAACCCCGACAATTCGTACGGCTGGGGGTTGGTCAACCTTGACGCCGCGCTCAGCTGGGGCGCGAATTTCTACGCAGACGTAACGGTTGGCGACGTTCCGCTCACGGTGCAATTCTTTGACAGTTCAACCCTCACCGTATCATCGTGGCTGTGGGATTTCGGCGACGGCCATCAGTCGACCGATGAGAACCCGGCGCATGAGTTTGTCGATCCGGGCGCGTACACGGTCACGCTGACGGTGCAGACCGCCGAGTACGGTGAACTGATTACTCAGAAGCTTTCATATGTCGTGGCGCTGGGCGATACGCTGACGATCTCGAACGCGGAGACCTACGCGGGCCAGCAGGCGGTGGTGTCGGTGAATCTGACGAACGCACTGGAGGTCGAGTCGCTTACGTTCCCGTTCCGGATGCTCGACACACCGATCAATGTCACGTTCGATTCGGTGTCTCGCGGATCGCGGACCGAGTATTTCGAGCAGTTGACGTACCTGACGTACAATCCGACGGCTAATCTGTTCACGGTTCGTCTGCAGGCCGATGACGGCGGCGGCGCCCTTCCTCTGCCCCCCGGCGAGGGCGAAGTCCTGAAGATATTTGTCAGAACCGACCCGCTGGCGCTCGGCGGACTGCAGAACCTGATAGACACGATGTCGACGACGAGCTATTCGGTCAGCGTGAAGTCTCCGATGGTCGAGTACGTACCGCGCGTGAACCCCGGCTCGGTCGGGACGACGTGGGTGATGCGCGGCGACGCCAACAACAGCGCCACCCTCGATTTGTCGGATCTGATCTACCTGGTGAATCACCTGTATCTCGGCGGACCGGGCACATTGACGGTCCAGCACGGTGACGCCAACGCGGATCTCCAGAGCGACCTGTCGGATTTGATCTATCTGGCAAACTTCCTGTTTCTCGGCGGACCGGCGCCTCAGACGCCGTAG
- a CDS encoding aminopeptidase, translating to MDPRVTKLARLLVHYSVKVQKGQLVRIQGDPVALPLIEEVYREVVEAGAHPFTDIQPSSLQEIFLKKATDEQFNYISPIAHTIVNKIDCLIHIWADQNTRFLSGVDPERQGRAQKGRRPLSERLFKRIGKGEVKWVGTLFPTQANAQDANMSLSDYREFVYRAGHLHAADPVKHWRSVEKEQTRLKKILDRAERIHIQAADTDLKARVKGRKWISCHGTENFPDGEIFTSPLEESTEGVIRFSFPANYGGREVEDVRLEFKKGRVVSERAVRNIEFLQAMLNLDEGSRRVGEIAIGTNYEIKQFTRNTLFDEKIGGTCHLAVGASFPEAGGKNKSSLHWDMVCDLKKDSQITADGKVIYRNGKFTI from the coding sequence ATGGATCCACGTGTCACCAAACTCGCCCGCCTGCTGGTTCATTATTCCGTCAAGGTGCAGAAAGGTCAACTCGTCCGTATTCAGGGAGATCCGGTGGCCCTGCCGTTGATCGAGGAGGTCTACCGGGAAGTGGTCGAGGCCGGGGCGCATCCCTTTACCGATATCCAGCCCTCCTCGCTGCAGGAAATCTTCCTCAAGAAAGCCACCGATGAGCAGTTCAACTATATCAGCCCTATCGCCCACACGATCGTCAATAAAATCGACTGCCTCATTCACATCTGGGCCGACCAGAATACCCGCTTCCTTTCCGGTGTCGATCCCGAACGCCAGGGCCGGGCACAGAAAGGCCGTCGACCGCTCTCCGAGCGCCTGTTCAAACGAATTGGAAAGGGCGAGGTCAAGTGGGTCGGAACGTTGTTCCCCACACAGGCCAACGCCCAGGACGCCAATATGTCGCTGTCCGACTACCGGGAGTTCGTCTACCGCGCGGGACACCTCCACGCCGCCGACCCCGTCAAACACTGGCGGTCGGTCGAAAAAGAACAGACTCGCCTCAAGAAAATCCTCGACCGCGCCGAACGGATCCACATTCAGGCCGCCGACACTGATCTCAAAGCCAGGGTCAAAGGACGAAAGTGGATTTCCTGCCACGGCACGGAGAACTTCCCCGATGGCGAGATATTCACGTCACCCCTCGAAGAGTCCACCGAGGGTGTGATCCGCTTCTCCTTCCCGGCCAACTACGGCGGACGGGAGGTCGAAGACGTCAGGCTCGAATTCAAGAAGGGAAGAGTCGTCTCCGAGCGCGCCGTTCGCAATATCGAGTTCCTGCAGGCGATGTTGAACCTCGACGAGGGTTCGCGGCGCGTGGGCGAGATCGCGATCGGCACGAACTACGAAATCAAGCAATTCACGCGAAACACGCTCTTCGACGAAAAAATCGGCGGCACCTGCCATCTTGCCGTCGGCGCCTCGTTCCCCGAGGCAGGCGGCAAGAACAAAAGCTCCCTCCACTGGGATATGGTCTGCGATCTCAAAAAAGACTCCCAGATTACGGCCGACGGAAAAGTCATCTACCGAAACGGCAAATTCACGATCTGA